One genomic segment of Deinococcus sp. LM3 includes these proteins:
- a CDS encoding OmpA family protein yields the protein MTSRLQADTNPYIAFSDLTLNLVFVLIFFLGGILAVGQAGWEQVRYRNAQEKVVQAVRAAPLKVRPLLLSPAQRNDPPGAQRWVFRSQGMFQGDTAKLSLAGQTALVAFARVLRAEQVSWKRVRIEGHTQTSRPNTPERWDLSAVRASAVAEAFYLRGGISPNRLAIAARGGQTSYAGVKFDPRNERVEIVVEYAQQSAP from the coding sequence GTGACCTCCCGATTACAGGCCGACACCAACCCGTACATCGCGTTCAGTGACCTGACCCTGAATCTGGTGTTCGTGCTTATCTTCTTCCTGGGCGGCATCCTGGCCGTCGGGCAGGCCGGGTGGGAACAGGTGCGTTACCGCAATGCCCAGGAGAAGGTCGTGCAGGCTGTTCGCGCCGCTCCGCTGAAGGTGCGCCCGCTGCTCCTGTCGCCCGCGCAGCGCAACGACCCGCCGGGCGCGCAGCGCTGGGTGTTCCGATCGCAGGGCATGTTCCAGGGCGACACCGCGAAGCTCAGTCTGGCCGGACAGACGGCGCTGGTGGCGTTCGCGCGGGTCCTGCGGGCCGAGCAGGTCAGCTGGAAACGCGTGCGGATCGAGGGGCACACCCAGACCTCCAGGCCCAACACACCGGAACGCTGGGACCTGTCGGCCGTCCGGGCCAGCGCCGTCGCCGAGGCCTTCTACCTGCGCGGCGGCATCAGCCCCAACCGGCTGGCCATCGCCGCGCGTGGCGGGCAGACCTCCTACGCCGGCGTGAAATTCGACCCGCGTAACGAACGCGTCGAGATCGTCGTCGAGTACGCGCAGCAGAGTGCGCCCTGA
- a CDS encoding tubulin-like doman-containing protein, translating to MRVFKTLVIGLGSTGTEILEALADRIDWEVGGLGRAPWVEFLAVETDVAKPNRFNGTDDFKTLGVPATSWRDMLERPELYDSSIALRTWADLETLKQLPAQSIDSGAGHIRMVGRLALLYPPNYNEMKNAISQRVARLRSLTEAQAKSALNANNAGLESNVQFAVNAASGQTGVRVIVVGTLCGGTCSGTASDMGILLRTILDDEEKTLGMFTLPHPDLGIAQKPDAEIWKTNAYHALAELNQYHLHTDTERYRSIKFPDKPEGTQVVPNDAMPYDLVYLLRPSSTEGNDLGRLSNAIADRMFLNVFVPETDPMAYMVNAGPVTVQQGRAFAFSTFGLSTIEYPMRRILEALKYRTLVHAVDRWKDRKYEGNVSDDLDALGLTIPALTETLLLDESGASIRASLDAKKNEIMRAVRTGKPEAARRALDELRSAFGKDRGDGLRGLVHETVNDNRRRAADSIMGNVRGMVGSRLLDYDSGPNVLLEIMQAAQPRLGELRGWEPGEGKTGAANGVLDQLDAIRTNTLLGMFFLKGKASKQLLPALSRALDDELKSRVNQKVREALQDRGSGQRAEAGTLTLIDEETQKIARRLMSLRKRLTNQADRWREARAKLENDTPNVNGLSLFEPSPHGTVDKEEELATDERGKETHASRLIQSWQALTRGVMPGVNDPDWLLGPWAIGQDNFERAQLNALEQMALEPFEASLRSGGKDVVKRLYDQRSPSFDPNSQAMHAATQAQLFLQLNQPLGQVDPMSPLPRRKLLVGMNMTDEFRRSVQPWVNKAPAAKEVTGVDPYRVVMLEEWYRFALRGADDVRTLSFSQPKRFSNYFTRKRSDIDWTPINDREIKQLEDAEQLVFLSALHGVTRLEAGHLVMDWPMQPGEADEPERRVRRLPGKFGKAARKLAFESKDSSRPPLSLTNASSLMHSEITARMKHIVGTADSQAEGRKAYVKWLHQQLKQGQARAVDDWNDATARAALMRHLTADDGLRQALLETFPPDNNMINGLYMNKGEALPRGLSAPDDGFYCQVCGGPVGATREEVIQNGLLCSYHPEGENHPFGRPYSPLGV from the coding sequence ATGAGAGTCTTCAAGACCCTGGTCATCGGACTGGGCAGCACCGGCACGGAAATCCTCGAGGCCCTGGCCGACCGCATCGACTGGGAAGTCGGCGGTCTGGGCCGCGCCCCCTGGGTGGAATTCCTGGCGGTCGAAACCGACGTGGCCAAACCCAACCGCTTCAACGGCACCGACGACTTCAAGACGCTGGGCGTTCCGGCCACCTCGTGGCGGGACATGCTCGAGCGTCCGGAACTGTACGACAGCAGCATCGCCCTGCGGACCTGGGCGGACCTGGAAACCCTCAAGCAGCTGCCGGCGCAGAGCATCGACTCCGGCGCGGGGCACATCCGCATGGTGGGCCGACTGGCGCTGCTGTACCCGCCGAACTACAACGAGATGAAAAACGCTATCTCGCAGCGGGTCGCGCGCCTGCGCAGCCTGACCGAGGCGCAGGCCAAATCCGCGCTGAACGCCAACAATGCCGGGCTGGAATCGAACGTGCAGTTCGCCGTGAACGCCGCGAGCGGACAGACCGGCGTGCGCGTGATCGTGGTCGGCACCCTGTGCGGCGGCACCTGCAGCGGCACCGCCAGTGACATGGGCATCCTGCTGCGCACCATCCTCGACGACGAGGAAAAGACGCTGGGCATGTTCACGCTGCCGCACCCGGACCTGGGCATCGCGCAGAAACCCGACGCGGAAATCTGGAAGACCAACGCCTACCACGCGCTGGCCGAACTGAACCAGTACCACCTGCACACCGATACCGAGCGCTACAGGAGCATCAAGTTCCCGGACAAGCCTGAGGGCACCCAGGTCGTGCCGAACGACGCCATGCCGTACGACCTCGTGTACCTGCTGCGTCCCAGCAGCACGGAAGGTAACGACCTGGGCCGCCTGTCGAACGCCATCGCGGACCGCATGTTCCTGAACGTGTTCGTTCCGGAAACCGATCCCATGGCGTACATGGTGAACGCTGGGCCGGTCACGGTGCAGCAGGGCCGTGCCTTTGCGTTCTCGACGTTTGGCCTGTCGACCATTGAGTACCCCATGCGCCGCATCCTGGAGGCTCTGAAGTACCGCACGCTGGTGCACGCCGTGGACCGCTGGAAGGACCGCAAGTACGAGGGGAACGTCAGTGACGACCTCGACGCGCTGGGCCTGACCATCCCGGCGCTGACCGAGACGCTGCTGCTGGACGAATCCGGGGCCAGCATCCGTGCCAGCCTGGACGCCAAGAAGAACGAGATCATGCGTGCCGTGCGTACCGGCAAGCCCGAAGCGGCCCGCCGCGCCCTGGACGAACTGCGTTCCGCCTTCGGGAAGGACCGCGGTGACGGCCTGCGCGGACTGGTCCACGAGACCGTGAACGACAACCGCCGCCGCGCTGCCGACAGCATCATGGGGAACGTGCGCGGCATGGTCGGCTCACGCCTGCTGGACTATGACAGCGGCCCGAACGTGCTGCTGGAAATCATGCAGGCCGCGCAACCCCGCCTGGGCGAACTGCGCGGCTGGGAACCCGGCGAGGGCAAGACCGGCGCCGCCAACGGCGTCCTCGACCAGCTGGACGCCATCCGCACGAATACCCTGCTGGGCATGTTCTTCCTGAAGGGCAAGGCCAGCAAGCAGTTGCTGCCCGCCCTGAGCCGCGCGCTGGACGACGAACTGAAATCCCGCGTGAACCAGAAGGTCCGTGAAGCCCTGCAGGACCGTGGCAGCGGTCAGAGGGCCGAAGCCGGCACGCTCACGCTGATCGACGAGGAGACGCAGAAGATCGCCCGCCGCCTGATGAGCCTGCGCAAACGCCTGACCAACCAGGCGGACCGCTGGCGCGAGGCGCGCGCGAAACTGGAGAACGACACGCCCAACGTGAACGGCCTGTCGCTGTTCGAGCCGTCCCCGCACGGCACGGTCGACAAGGAAGAGGAACTCGCCACCGACGAGCGGGGCAAGGAAACGCACGCCTCGCGCCTGATCCAGTCGTGGCAGGCCCTGACACGCGGCGTCATGCCCGGCGTGAACGACCCGGACTGGCTGCTGGGCCCCTGGGCCATCGGACAGGACAATTTCGAACGGGCTCAGCTGAACGCGCTCGAGCAGATGGCGCTCGAACCCTTCGAGGCCTCGCTGCGCAGCGGCGGCAAGGACGTCGTGAAACGCCTGTACGATCAGCGCAGCCCCAGCTTCGACCCGAACAGTCAGGCCATGCACGCCGCCACGCAGGCGCAACTGTTCCTGCAGCTGAACCAGCCGCTCGGACAGGTCGATCCCATGAGCCCGCTGCCCCGGCGCAAGCTGCTGGTCGGGATGAACATGACCGACGAGTTCCGCCGTTCCGTGCAGCCCTGGGTGAACAAGGCGCCAGCTGCCAAGGAAGTCACGGGGGTCGATCCGTACCGCGTGGTCATGCTCGAGGAGTGGTACCGCTTCGCGCTGCGCGGCGCGGACGACGTGCGCACCCTGTCGTTCAGCCAGCCCAAGCGCTTCAGCAACTACTTCACCCGCAAGCGCAGCGACATCGACTGGACGCCCATCAACGACCGCGAGATCAAGCAACTCGAGGACGCCGAGCAACTGGTCTTCCTGTCGGCGCTGCACGGCGTGACCCGCCTGGAAGCCGGGCACCTCGTCATGGACTGGCCGATGCAGCCCGGTGAGGCCGACGAACCCGAACGCCGGGTGCGCCGCCTGCCCGGCAAGTTCGGGAAGGCCGCCCGCAAGCTCGCGTTCGAGTCGAAGGACAGCTCCAGGCCGCCCCTGAGTCTCACGAACGCTTCCTCGCTGATGCACAGCGAGATCACGGCGCGCATGAAACATATCGTCGGTACGGCCGACTCGCAGGCCGAGGGCCGCAAGGCCTACGTGAAGTGGCTGCACCAGCAGCTCAAGCAGGGGCAGGCACGCGCGGTCGACGACTGGAACGACGCGACGGCCCGGGCCGCGCTGATGCGGCACCTGACCGCCGACGACGGTCTGCGTCAGGCGCTGCTGGAAACCTTCCCTCCCGACAACAACATGATCAACGGTCTGTACATGAACAAGGGCGAGGCGCTGCCGCGTGGGCTCAGCGCGCCGGACGACGGGTTCTACTGTCAGGTGTGCGGCGGCCCCGTCGGTGCCACGCGCGAGGAAGTCATCCAGAACGGCCTGCTGTGCAGTTACCACCCGGAAGGCGAGAATCACCCCTTCGGCCGGCCGTACAGCCCGCTGGGAGTCTGA